One region of Flavobacterium sp. KACC 22763 genomic DNA includes:
- a CDS encoding polysaccharide lyase, whose amino-acid sequence MKNFLKLTSVLFITALVLNSCEKEQEDLNGKQTAKKEAQQLVSKDTLASNAAIEGSTTAKGTAGARTITLQTNTLSCPGGLCTSYGVWSTGVYTVWFQMKFNNGFYWSRGGKCGYGILIGDQNTGGDAAWDGNGGSARFMWYCPNGSNTAKGSGAYLQPYVYYRDQPGQYGNDFGKKYYIQEGVTYNCQISVKLNTGSNTDGYVKYYVNGTEILNEKIRWVTNDSKRNVNAVSLHTFRGGSQDYWTAPVTSSIYYPSASWDAL is encoded by the coding sequence ATGAAGAATTTTTTAAAATTAACCAGCGTATTATTTATTACAGCATTGGTGCTAAATTCTTGTGAAAAAGAACAAGAAGATTTAAATGGAAAGCAAACTGCTAAAAAAGAAGCTCAACAGCTTGTGAGCAAAGATACTCTCGCATCAAATGCTGCAATTGAAGGCAGTACTACAGCTAAAGGTACAGCTGGAGCAAGAACCATTACATTGCAGACTAATACATTATCTTGCCCTGGTGGTTTATGTACATCGTATGGCGTTTGGTCAACTGGCGTTTATACGGTTTGGTTCCAAATGAAATTTAATAACGGATTCTACTGGAGCCGAGGCGGAAAATGCGGATATGGTATCTTAATTGGTGATCAAAATACAGGTGGCGATGCTGCATGGGATGGAAATGGCGGAAGTGCCAGATTTATGTGGTATTGCCCAAATGGATCAAACACTGCTAAAGGAAGTGGCGCTTATCTTCAGCCTTATGTGTATTACAGAGATCAGCCAGGACAATATGGAAACGATTTTGGCAAAAAATACTATATTCAAGAAGGTGTGACTTACAACTGCCAAATATCTGTGAAATTGAATACAGGTTCTAATACAGATGGATACGTTAAATATTATGTAAATGGAACGGAGATATTAAATGAAAAAATTCGCTGGGTAACTAACGATTCTAAGCGAAATGTAAATGCTGTAAGTCTTCACACTTTCCGTGGCGGAAGTCAAGATTATTGGACAGCTCCGGTAACAAGTTCTATTTATTATCCGAGCGCTTCTTGGGATGCACTATAA
- the katG gene encoding catalase/peroxidase HPI, whose translation MDNQSNDISKCPFHNGSMDKQAASGTKNRDWWPKQLKVNILRQNSVLSNPLDKDFNYSEAFKSLDLEAVKKDLHALMTDSQDWWPADFGHYGGLFIRMAWHSAGTYRVHDGRGGAGAGQQRFAPLNSWPDNVSLDKARRLLWPIKQKYGQKISWADLMILTGNVALESMGFKTFGFAGGRADVWEADESVYWGSETTWLGGDERYKDGSEGVPKDHGVVSSDDDANGNIHSRNLEKPLAAVQMGLIYVNPEGPDGNPDPIAAAKDIRDTFGRMAMNDEETVALIAGGHTFGKTHGAASSDNVGKEPEAAGLELQGLGWKNNYGSGKGPDAITSGLEVTWTKTPTQWSNNFFENLFGFEWELSKSPAGAHQWVAKNAEAIIPDAFDSNKKHLPTMLTTDLSLRLDPAYEKISRRFFENPDEFADAFARAWFKLTHRDMGPRALYLGSDVPAEELLWQDPIPEVNHTLINDQDVAQLKEKILNSGLSISQLVSTAWASASTFRGSDKRGGANGGRIRLAPQKDWEVNNPAALKVVLDKLEAIQKEFNAANGNKKVSLADLIVLGGSAAIEKAAKDAGASASVPFSPGRMDASAEQTDVESFGYLEPKADGFRNYRKTKSSVLTEELLIDKANLLNLTAPELTVLLGGLRVLDINADGSKNGVFTTRPGRLTNDFFVNLLDMNTQWQSVSNDQELYAGNDRSTGQPKWIGTRADLVFGSNSELRAIAEVYAASDAHEKFVHDFIAVWTKVMNLDRFDLKA comes from the coding sequence ATGGATAATCAATCAAATGACATCAGCAAATGCCCTTTTCATAATGGGAGCATGGACAAGCAAGCAGCTTCAGGCACAAAGAATCGTGACTGGTGGCCTAAACAGTTAAAGGTAAATATCCTGAGACAAAATTCAGTATTGTCAAATCCGCTAGACAAGGATTTTAATTACTCAGAGGCGTTTAAAAGTCTGGATCTTGAAGCTGTAAAGAAAGATTTACATGCTCTTATGACTGATTCACAAGATTGGTGGCCTGCTGATTTTGGTCATTATGGCGGACTTTTCATTAGAATGGCGTGGCACAGCGCGGGTACTTACAGAGTACATGACGGTCGAGGAGGAGCTGGAGCTGGACAGCAGCGATTTGCACCTCTTAACAGTTGGCCTGATAATGTAAGCCTTGATAAAGCAAGAAGATTGCTTTGGCCAATAAAACAAAAATATGGGCAAAAAATCTCATGGGCCGATTTAATGATCTTAACAGGGAATGTTGCTTTGGAATCAATGGGTTTTAAAACATTTGGTTTTGCGGGAGGACGTGCCGATGTATGGGAAGCAGATGAATCTGTTTATTGGGGATCTGAAACGACTTGGCTTGGAGGTGATGAACGTTATAAAGATGGTTCTGAAGGTGTTCCGAAGGATCACGGTGTTGTTTCATCAGATGACGATGCAAATGGAAATATTCATAGCAGAAATCTAGAAAAACCTCTTGCTGCAGTGCAGATGGGACTTATATATGTAAATCCAGAAGGGCCAGATGGAAATCCTGATCCTATTGCAGCGGCCAAAGATATTAGAGATACTTTTGGGCGTATGGCAATGAATGATGAAGAAACTGTGGCACTTATAGCTGGAGGACACACTTTTGGTAAAACGCACGGAGCTGCTTCCTCAGATAATGTGGGCAAGGAACCAGAAGCAGCTGGTTTAGAATTGCAAGGATTGGGATGGAAAAACAATTACGGTTCAGGAAAAGGCCCAGACGCAATAACAAGTGGACTTGAGGTGACTTGGACTAAAACGCCAACACAATGGAGCAATAACTTTTTTGAAAACTTATTTGGTTTTGAATGGGAACTTTCTAAAAGCCCTGCAGGGGCACATCAATGGGTGGCAAAGAATGCTGAGGCAATTATTCCTGATGCTTTCGATTCTAATAAAAAGCACTTGCCAACAATGCTTACAACCGATTTATCATTAAGATTAGATCCAGCTTATGAGAAAATCTCACGACGCTTTTTTGAAAATCCTGATGAATTTGCAGATGCTTTCGCTCGTGCGTGGTTTAAACTGACACACCGTGATATGGGGCCAAGAGCTCTTTATCTTGGATCTGATGTGCCTGCGGAAGAATTGCTATGGCAAGATCCTATTCCAGAAGTAAATCATACACTAATTAATGATCAGGATGTAGCTCAGTTGAAAGAGAAAATATTAAATTCAGGTTTAAGTATTTCTCAGTTAGTTTCAACAGCATGGGCTTCTGCATCTACGTTTAGAGGATCAGATAAACGAGGCGGTGCAAACGGTGGACGCATAAGACTTGCACCACAAAAAGACTGGGAAGTAAATAATCCTGCTGCATTAAAAGTGGTTTTAGATAAATTAGAAGCTATTCAAAAAGAATTTAATGCTGCAAATGGTAATAAAAAAGTTTCATTGGCTGATTTAATAGTTCTTGGAGGTTCTGCAGCTATTGAAAAAGCAGCTAAAGATGCTGGAGCTTCAGCTTCTGTGCCTTTTTCTCCTGGGCGTATGGATGCATCTGCTGAGCAGACAGATGTTGAGTCTTTTGGCTATCTTGAACCTAAAGCGGATGGTTTTAGAAATTATAGAAAAACAAAATCATCTGTTTTAACAGAAGAACTTCTTATAGATAAAGCTAATTTATTGAATCTTACAGCACCAGAATTAACAGTGCTTTTAGGAGGACTTCGCGTTTTGGATATCAACGCTGACGGAAGCAAAAACGGTGTTTTTACCACTCGACCAGGTCGCTTGACAAACGATTTCTTTGTAAATCTGCTAGATATGAACACGCAATGGCAATCGGTTTCTAATGATCAAGAACTTTATGCAGGAAACGATAGAAGCACCGGACAGCCTAAATGGATTGGAACACGTGCTGACCTTGTTTTTGGTTCAAATTCAGAATTAAGAGCAATTGCAGAAGTGTATGCAGCTTCTGATGCACATGAGAAATTTGTTCATGATTTTATTGCAGTATGGACTAAAGTGATGAATTTGGATCGATTCGACTTAAAGGCTTAA